DNA sequence from the Thiosulfativibrio zosterae genome:
GGCGCTCAATTTGGCTTGGCCAATATGACCATGGGTTTGCTAGGAACCGCCACCACTAAGCACACCGAAGATGAAATATCCGCGGCATTTAATGATTTGGGGGCACAGATTGGCGGCTCGGCAAATCGTGATATGGCACAACTCTCGCTCAAAACTCTCACGCGTCCAAGCATTATGCAGCCTGCCTTAGCGATGTTTCAGGAAGTGTTACATCAGCCGGTGTTTAGTGAAGAGATTTTAACGCGCGAAAAAAGTCGCCTCACGCAAGCGCTTAAACAAAAAACCACCAAACCGCAGACCATAGCGTCTGAGGCCATGATGGAAAATCTCTACGGCAACCATCCTTATGCGCACCCAACGGAAGGCACTTTAGAAACCATTGCGCCGATAACGACACAGGATTTACAGGCGTTTTATCAGCGCTATTTTGTGGCTAAAAATACCGTGATTGCAATGGTGGGAAATGTCACGCCACAACAAGCCAAAGACATTGCCGAAAGTTTATCAAAAGGACTCAAAGCGGGCGAAAAACCAGCGCCTTTGCCTAAACCAAGTTCGTTTAAAGCGATGGATATCAATATCAAGTTTGATTCTAGTCAAACCTATTATTCGTTATCGCATCTCGGTGTTGAGCGTGGCAATCCTGATTATTATGCCTTGTTTTTAGGCAATCATCTGTTGGGCGGCAGTGGCTTTGGTTCGTTGTTGATGGAAAATGTCCGTGAGAAAAGGGGCTTGGTTTACAGCGTTTACAGCTATCTAGCGCCAATGAAAGTGGCAGGGCCTTTTTTGATTGGTTTATCTACCAAAAATGCCAGTGCTTATGAAGCGGATGCGGTGGTTAAAGAAACGCTAAAAGGCTTTTTAAAAGACTTTGATGAAAGTCATTTGCAAGCCATTAAAGATAACTTAATCGGTGGCTTCCCCTTGCGTGTGGACAGTAATGGAAAGTTGATTGGTTATTTATCGATGATTGGTTTTTACAATCTGCCATTAGACTATTTAGAAGACTTCCCTAAACAAATGGCGGCGCTAACCAAAGCACAGGTCTTGACGGCATGGCAAAAACTATTAGAGGATCAGCAAATGCTTAGGGTAATGGTTGGTAACCCAACCCCTAAATAAAGCGTTTTACAGCGTTTATAAACGCTAAAAACAACCAGGCCTGGTTGTTTTTGGCTTAAAAAATCCAAAAATAAAGCCCGCAATTGCGGGCTTTGTTTTGAGTTCAGTCAACTGAAAAACTGAAATTACTTTTTGTGACCTAAGGCTAACTTGGGTGAGCTCATGCGACGATTGCTACCGCCTTGAGTTTCAAAGTTGCTTAAGCTTTGTGCAAGCTGGTTAATCTGGGCGAGCATACGTTCGGCTGAACCAGAGGCTTGTTCTGAAATGCCGGCATTGTTTTGCGTTGATTGATCCATTTTGCTGATTTGTTGGTTGATATTGTCAATATCACGCGCTTGGGTCAAACTCATATTGGCAATTTCAGAAATCAGGCTGCTGACATTGTTAATGCCCGCATTGATATCGTTCAATGCGCTGCCTGATTTTTCGACCAACTGAGTTCCCGTACCTATCGCATTGACCGTGGTTTCAATTAATAAACGAATCTCTTTGGCCGCATCGGCAGATTTTTGTGCCAAACTTCTCACTTCACCAGCAACCACCGCAAATCCACGACCCTGTTCACCGGCTCTGGCGGCTTCTACCGCTGCGTTCAATGCCAATAAGTTGGTTTGGAATGCAATGCTGTCAATTAAACCAACAATCTCAGCAATTTTTTGACTGGAGTTTTGGATGCTACGCATAGACTGGATGGTATCGTCCATCACTTTTGCGCCATCTTGCGCTTGATGTTTGGCGCGGTCAGACAGTTGGTTCGCTTTGGTGGCACTTTCAACAGACTGTTTAATGTCATGCGTCATGGTTTCCATGGCGCTTGAGGTGCCTTGCAATTGTTGTGCTTGATGTGCCAAGCTGCTCGACAATTCATGGCTGTCATGAGAAATGCCTTCACTGGCGTTCACAATATTGTGGCTAATGTCAGACACTTCGTTAATTAAGTTACTGAGATTGCTGAATGCCGTGTTGATACCGATTTTAATGGTGTTCAACTCGCCTTGATAAGTGTTGGTAATCGGTTGGCTAAGTTTCCCCGCGGCTAAGCGAGCAGAGGCCGCATTGATGTCATCGAACCCTGTTTGCGTATTGGCAAGGGCATTGTTGATGTCTTTTTTAAGGGTTGCCAATTGACCGTTGGCTTCTGCATGCACGCGCTCATTAAAGTTAGCTTGCGATAAGGCCGCCATCACTTTAGAAACA
Encoded proteins:
- a CDS encoding M16 family metallopeptidase, whose translation is MNSFKILFSAIVKQSVLGVGLMALSVSVWADVNIQSWQTSNGAKVMFVASPELPMLDIQVSFDAGSARDGAQFGLANMTMGLLGTATTKHTEDEISAAFNDLGAQIGGSANRDMAQLSLKTLTRPSIMQPALAMFQEVLHQPVFSEEILTREKSRLTQALKQKTTKPQTIASEAMMENLYGNHPYAHPTEGTLETIAPITTQDLQAFYQRYFVAKNTVIAMVGNVTPQQAKDIAESLSKGLKAGEKPAPLPKPSSFKAMDINIKFDSSQTYYSLSHLGVERGNPDYYALFLGNHLLGGSGFGSLLMENVREKRGLVYSVYSYLAPMKVAGPFLIGLSTKNASAYEADAVVKETLKGFLKDFDESHLQAIKDNLIGGFPLRVDSNGKLIGYLSMIGFYNLPLDYLEDFPKQMAALTKAQVLTAWQKLLEDQQMLRVMVGNPTPK
- a CDS encoding methyl-accepting chemotaxis protein, which codes for MSQTNATLLDADKKVLYILLAHIPFVAFLAPMGYDTYGFAMGATAVITLIALAGFFTLKGTRSFGILSGVLFMLFSATLIQTQLGRIEMHFHIFVALAFLLIYKDWLVVVVAAAVGAVHHVVLTFIQLNGLEIGGMPIMLFNYGCDWGITFLHALFVVIESAVLIYYAIMMKKEQNASEAIMSAVNLVSAESQFGTRITEQTDHPSVIALNALLNSIDNAIKQINTVMSAISKGQFEKRVTDNFQGDLGKLKIAVNNSADSVTKTMSSLEVVMGGLSKGDFSVRMSNDIQGEVKQKVDAAMQQTGAFIADVSKVMAALSQANFNERVHAEANGQLATLKKDINNALANTQTGFDDINAASARLAAGKLSQPITNTYQGELNTIKIGINTAFSNLSNLINEVSDISHNIVNASEGISHDSHELSSSLAHQAQQLQGTSSAMETMTHDIKQSVESATKANQLSDRAKHQAQDGAKVMDDTIQSMRSIQNSSQKIAEIVGLIDSIAFQTNLLALNAAVEAARAGEQGRGFAVVAGEVRSLAQKSADAAKEIRLLIETTVNAIGTGTQLVEKSGSALNDINAGINNVSSLISEIANMSLTQARDIDNINQQISKMDQSTQNNAGISEQASGSAERMLAQINQLAQSLSNFETQGGSNRRMSSPKLALGHKK